A window from Dioscorea cayenensis subsp. rotundata cultivar TDr96_F1 chromosome 10, TDr96_F1_v2_PseudoChromosome.rev07_lg8_w22 25.fasta, whole genome shotgun sequence encodes these proteins:
- the LOC120270656 gene encoding receptor protein kinase-like protein ZAR1 — MEFYAFVWALMILGFGSSGTKRSSMALTPDGLTLLTFKAAVSSDPANALVTWNEDDEDPCRWPGVSCANISGNPRVVGVAVSGKNLSGYIPSELGSLLYLRRLNLHGNRLSGHIPSELFNATSLHSLFLYDNNLSGSIPPSLCDLPRLQNLDLSKNSISGTIPLDLRHCRQLQRLLLARNRIYGEIPAGIWPEMESLSQLDLSSNQFNGSIPTDLGELGSLVGTLNLSHNHFSGEIPTSLGRLPPDVSLDLRFNNLSGEIPQTGSLVNQGPTAFLNNPLLCGFPLQNPCQNNVAPAPPGGQIPSPTTGTPPEKHGLRPGLIILISIADAVGVALIGLIAVYVYWKVKDQGNGCSCTGRSKLGGDGNSAICGCWRAGIGSDEGESDKGDGGGGGGGGEGELVAIDKGFSFELDELLRASAYVLGKSGLGIVYKVVLGNGIPVAVRRLGEGGAQRYKEFSAEAQAIGRVKHPNIVRLRAYYWAQDEKLLITDFISNGNLATALRGRAGQGSITWNARLKIIKGTGRGLSHLHECNPRKFVHGDIKPSNILLDADYNPYISDFGLIRLISIAGNEAPSSSSSGTPGGFIGAALPISKSAPLDRPNPYRAPESRFPTARPSQKSDVYSFGLILFEMLTGKPPEFSSPATPSTSTAGSDGVPELVRWVRRCFDEAKPLSEILDPVLVREVQAKKEVLGVFHVAISCTDSDPEARPRMKAVSETLDRIGGT, encoded by the exons ATGGAGTTCTATGCCTTCGTTTGGGCTTTGATGATTCTAGGGTTTGGGAGCAGTGGAACGAAGCGTAGCTCCATGGCGCTCACGCCGGATGGGCTCACGTTGCTGACGTTCAAAGCGGCGGTGAGCTCCGACCCGGCCAATGCCTTGGTGACGTGGAACGAGGATGATGAGGATCCTTGCCGATGGCCGGGAGTTTCGTGCGCTAACATTAGTGGGAATCCTCGTGTCGTTGGCGTCGCCGTCTCCGGCAAGAACCTCTCCGGCTATATCCCGTCGGAGCTCGGCTCTCTCCTCTATCTCCGCCGCCTTAATCTTCATGGAAATCGCCTCTCAGGTCACATTCCGTCCGAGCTCTTCAATGCTACTTCCCTTCATTCGCTCTTCTTGTATGATAACAACCTCTCCGGCTCCATCCCTCCGTCTCTCTGCGATCTCCCCCGGCTCCAAAACCTCGATCTATCCAAGAATTCCATCTCCGGCACGATCCCACTTGATCTCCGTCACTGCCGGCAGCTCCAGCGGTTGTTACTCGCTCGAAACCGTATTTACGGTGAGATCCCTGCCGGGATCTGGCCGGAGATGGAGAGTCTCTCTCAGCTTGACCTCTCTTCCAATCAATTCAACGGATCGATCCCGACGGACCTTGGCGAACTCGGATCCCTCGTCGGCACACTCAACCTCTCCCACAATCACTTCTCCGGTGAGATCCCGACTTCTCTCGGCCGCCTCCCGCCGGACGTCAGCCTCGACCTCCGGTTCAACAACCTCTCCGGCGAGATCCCGCAGACTGGATCTCTCGTCAACCAAGGTCCCACTGCTTTTCTCAACAACCCACTCCTCTGCGGATTCCCACTCCAAAACCCCTGTCAGAACAACGTGGCCCCAGCACCACCTGGGGGACAGATTCCATCTCCGACAACGGGTACCCCACCGGAGAAACACGGGCTCCGTCCAGGTCTCATCATCCTGATCTCCATCGCCGATGCAGTCGGCGTAGCCCTAATCGGGCTGATCGCTGTCTACGTGTACTGGAAGGTGAAGGACCAGGGCAACGGCTGCAGCTGCACCGGCCGGAGCAAGCTAGGTGGCGATGGCAACAGTGCGATCTGTGGATGCTGGCGGGCTGGGATTGGTTCAGATGAAGGGGAATCGGATAAGGgagatggaggaggaggaggaggaggtggagaaGGAGAACTGGTAGCTATAGACAAAGGATTCTCATTCGAATTGGATGAGCTATTGAGGGCATCAGCGTACGTGCTGGGGAAGAGTGGGTTGGGAATTGTATACAAGGTGGTGCTGGGCAACGGCATTCCAGTGGCGGTGAGGAGGTTGGGGGAGGGTGGGGCGCAGAGATACAAGGAGTTCTCGGCGGAGGCGCAGGCAATTGGAAGAGTGAAGCACCCGAACATAGTGCGGCTCAGAGCGTACTATTGGGCGCAGGATGAGAAGCTTCTCATCACTGACTTCATTTCCAATGGGAATTTGGCTACTGCTCTTCGAG gAAGGGCAGGGCAAGGAAGTATAACATGGAACGCAAGGCTAAAGATAATAAAAGGAACAGGTCGAGGTTTATCTCATCTCCACGAATGCAATCCCCGGAAGTTCGTCCATGGCGACATCAAACCATCCAACATCCTCCTCGACGCCGACTACAATCCCTACATCTCTGACTTCGGTCTCATCCGCCTCATCTCCATCGCCGGCAACGAagccccctcctcctcctcctccggtACCCCCGGTGGCTTCATCGGCGCCGCTCTCCCCATCTCCAAATCCGCCCCTCTCGATCGCCCTAACCCTTACCGTGCGCCGGAATCTAGGTTTCCCACCGCGCGCCCGTCCCAGAAGTCCGATGTCTACTCTTTTGGGCTTATCCTCTTTGAGATGCTCACCGGGAAGCCGCCGGAATTCTCGTCCCCGGCGACGCCGTCGACTTCGACGGCGGGGAGTGATGGGGTGCCGGAGCTTGTTAGATGGGTGAGGAGATGCTTCGATGAGGCGAAGCCATTGTCGGAGATTCTGGATCCGGTGTTGGTTAGAGAGGTGCAGGCGAAGAAGGAGGTGCTGGGGGTTTTCCACGTGGCGATCTCGTGCACGGATTCGGATCCCGAGGCACGGCCGAGAATGAAGGCGGTGTCTGAGACTCTTGATAGGATTGGTGGTACATGA